In the genome of Labrus mixtus chromosome 21, fLabMix1.1, whole genome shotgun sequence, one region contains:
- the pnpo gene encoding pyridoxine-5'-phosphate oxidase translates to MRTDVSVSSTSMRRKLSVDLLRCIGVFSGIPPSHASLTAGNKNVFLQSFSRKSTSDGSTMDLSDMRKKYKGDEECFEESQLVSLDPVKQFGDWFDQATKCPEIGEANAMCIATASKDGRPSARMVLLKGYSDEGFRFFSNYESRKGSELESNPHACLVFYWEPLNRQIRIEGNVERIPFQSSCDYFHSRPKSSQIGAVVSRQSTPVPDRDYLRQKNAELLEKYKDTEVPMPDYWGGYIVKPYLIEFWQGQTNRLHDRIVFTKPKDGESESREFEHAAEGGWVYQRLSP, encoded by the exons ATGCGTACTGACGTCAGCGTCAGTTCCACAAGCATGAGGCGCAAACTCAGTGTGGATTTATTGAGGTGTATTGGTGTATTTAGTGGAATTCCTCCGTCACATGCCTCTTTGACAGCGGGTAATAAAAACGTGTTTTTGCAGAGTTTCAGTCGGAAATCAACGAGCGACGGTTCAACCATGGACCTGAGCGACATGAGGAAGAAATATAAAGGAGATGAAGAG tGCTTTGAGGAGAGTCAGCTGGTTTCTCTGGACCCAGTCAAACAGTTTGGAGACTGGTTCGATCAAGCCACAAAGTGTCCTGAAATCGGAGAGGCAAACGCCATGTGCATCGCCACAGCCTCCAA AGATGGACGTCCGTCTGCTCGTATGGTCCTGCTGAAAGGTTACAGCGACGAAGGTTTCCGCTTCTTTAGCAACTATGAGAGCAGAAAGGGATCTGAGCTG GAGAGCAATCCACATGCATGTCTGGTCTTCTACTGGGAGCCTCTCAACCGACAG ATTCGCATTGAGGGCAACGTGGAGCGGATTCCCTTCCAGAGCTCGTGTGACTACTTCCACTCCCGACCGAAGAGCAGCCAGATCGGAGCCGTCGTGAGCCGACAAAGCACTCCAGTGCCCGACCGAGAC TATCTGAGGCAGAAGAACGCAGAGCTGTTGGAGAAGTACAAGGACACAGAGGTGCCGATGCCCGACTACTG GGGGGGCTACATCGTGAAGCCGTACCTCATCGAGTTCTGGCAGGGTCAGACCAACAGACTTCACGACCGAATCGTCTTCACAAAGCCGAAGGACGGCGAGTCGGAGTCGAGGGAGTTTGAGCACGCCGCAGAGGGAGGCTGGGTTTACCAGAGACTGTCTCCATGA
- the mrpl10 gene encoding large ribosomal subunit protein uL10m isoform X1: MQHFCFRHFRNRCFLSKMAATLCVKLLPKQGWLPLTQSVRHGSKAVTRHKRPMHFIKQKLMAVTEYIPPAPAVPPGAYPRETQSVQEETPLMLILKRNLEKVFQDCKMIAVVQDNASSAEDMMSLRHRLHKHDIKVKFFPNEVMRSFLNNSIYCNMAPLIFGPTVLIVSNEPKVKEMLKTLKGSPQMTLLGACIENSLLSAQGVLSYSKLPSVTVVQGELVSGLTMMTSRTASLLQRHPAHLSALLQQYVKQQGTDAAATATAEEAT; this comes from the exons ATGCAGCATTTCTGTTTCCGTCACTTCCGGAATCGCTGTTTCCTGTCGAAGATGGCTGCGACCTTGTGTGTAAAATTGCTACCTAAACAGG gaTGGCTTCCCCTGACTCAAAGTGTTCGTCACGGCTCCAAAGCTGTGACTCGACACAAGAGACCGATGCATTTTATCAAACAGAAGCTGATGGCTGTGACAGAGTACATCCCTCCTGCTCCAGCTGTTCCTCCAGGTGCCTATCCCCGCGAGACCCAAAGCGTCCAGGAG GAAACTCCCCTGATGTTGATCTTGAAGAGGAATTTGGAGAAGGTGTTCCAGGACTGTAAGATGATCGCCGTGGTCCAAGACAACGCCAGCAGCGCTGAAGACATGATGAGTCTGAGGCACAGACTTCACAAACATGACATCAAGGTCAAATTCTTCCCCAACGAG GTGATGCGGTCGTTCCTGAATAACAGCATTTACTGCAACATGGCTCCTCTGATCTTCGGCCCGACGGTCCTGATCGTCAGTAACGAGCCGAAGGTGAAGGAGATGCTGAAGACTCTGAAAGGCAGTCCACAGATGACGCTCCTGG GAGCGTGTATAGAAAACTCGTTGCTGAGTGCTCAGGGGGTGCTGAGCTACTCCAAACTCCCGTCGGTGACGGTGGTGCAGGGCGAGCTGGTGAGCGGGCTGACGATGATGACATCACGCACGGCCTCCCTGCTGCAGCGTCACCCGGCCCACCTCTCCGCCCTGCTGCAGCAGTACGTCAAACAGCAGGGCACAGACGCCGCCGCCACCGCCACCGCAGAGGAGGCAACGTAG
- the mrpl10 gene encoding large ribosomal subunit protein uL10m isoform X2, which produces MHFIKQKLMAVTEYIPPAPAVPPGAYPRETQSVQEETPLMLILKRNLEKVFQDCKMIAVVQDNASSAEDMMSLRHRLHKHDIKVKFFPNEVMRSFLNNSIYCNMAPLIFGPTVLIVSNEPKVKEMLKTLKGSPQMTLLGACIENSLLSAQGVLSYSKLPSVTVVQGELVSGLTMMTSRTASLLQRHPAHLSALLQQYVKQQGTDAAATATAEEAT; this is translated from the exons ATGCATTTTATCAAACAGAAGCTGATGGCTGTGACAGAGTACATCCCTCCTGCTCCAGCTGTTCCTCCAGGTGCCTATCCCCGCGAGACCCAAAGCGTCCAGGAG GAAACTCCCCTGATGTTGATCTTGAAGAGGAATTTGGAGAAGGTGTTCCAGGACTGTAAGATGATCGCCGTGGTCCAAGACAACGCCAGCAGCGCTGAAGACATGATGAGTCTGAGGCACAGACTTCACAAACATGACATCAAGGTCAAATTCTTCCCCAACGAG GTGATGCGGTCGTTCCTGAATAACAGCATTTACTGCAACATGGCTCCTCTGATCTTCGGCCCGACGGTCCTGATCGTCAGTAACGAGCCGAAGGTGAAGGAGATGCTGAAGACTCTGAAAGGCAGTCCACAGATGACGCTCCTGG GAGCGTGTATAGAAAACTCGTTGCTGAGTGCTCAGGGGGTGCTGAGCTACTCCAAACTCCCGTCGGTGACGGTGGTGCAGGGCGAGCTGGTGAGCGGGCTGACGATGATGACATCACGCACGGCCTCCCTGCTGCAGCGTCACCCGGCCCACCTCTCCGCCCTGCTGCAGCAGTACGTCAAACAGCAGGGCACAGACGCCGCCGCCACCGCCACCGCAGAGGAGGCAACGTAG